One segment of Tautonia rosea DNA contains the following:
- a CDS encoding RimK family protein yields MPTLIVTDNTTDWPSELPEVEVVDAWSYLTGDRFAGLRNVRLFNLCKSYRYQSAGYYVSLLAEARAHRPLPSITTIQDMKSPAMVRLLGEDLDDRIQKDLHPLQSETFTLSVYFGRNLAKRYDTLSRYLFDAFRAPMLRAQFKKVDDRWQLRSVAAIGAREVPDPHWPFVVEAAREFFAGRRGSIRRRAASRYDLAILRNPQEAEPPSDEKAIQRFTRAAEAVGLAVEVIGPDDYGRIAEFDALFIRETTAPNHHTYRFARRAAGEGLVVIDDPESIVRCSNKVYLAELLSHHNIPAPKTLVAHEENVDEVLDRIGLPCVLKQPDSSFSRGVIKVETPEALRDELARFWKESDLVVAQEYLPTTFDWRIGILDGQPLFACKYYMARKHWQIIKRDASGKSSYGKFETLPVELAPRKAVRLATRAAELIGDGLYGVDVKQSGDQFTVIEVNDNPNIEAGVEDAILRDELYRRLADVFLRRIERRKAGYGGGNSRP; encoded by the coding sequence GTGCCCACACTCATTGTGACGGATAACACCACAGACTGGCCCTCCGAGTTGCCCGAGGTCGAGGTCGTCGATGCCTGGTCGTACCTGACCGGCGATCGCTTCGCGGGGCTCCGGAACGTCAGGCTGTTCAACCTTTGCAAGTCATATCGGTATCAAAGTGCCGGTTATTATGTCTCGCTGCTGGCTGAGGCTCGGGCGCATCGCCCCTTGCCCTCGATCACAACGATTCAGGATATGAAATCGCCCGCGATGGTTCGCTTGCTGGGAGAGGACCTCGACGATCGCATCCAGAAAGACTTACATCCGTTGCAGTCAGAAACGTTCACGCTGAGCGTCTACTTCGGCCGGAACCTGGCCAAGCGGTACGACACGCTGAGCCGCTACCTGTTCGACGCCTTTCGAGCGCCGATGCTGCGAGCCCAGTTCAAGAAGGTTGACGACCGCTGGCAGCTTCGGAGCGTGGCGGCCATCGGGGCTCGGGAGGTTCCTGATCCGCACTGGCCGTTCGTCGTCGAGGCGGCCCGCGAATTCTTTGCCGGACGAAGGGGTTCAATCCGTCGCCGAGCGGCCTCGCGCTACGATCTGGCGATCCTCCGCAATCCGCAGGAAGCCGAACCTCCCTCCGATGAAAAGGCGATCCAGCGCTTCACCCGAGCGGCCGAGGCGGTGGGACTGGCCGTCGAGGTCATTGGCCCGGACGATTACGGCCGGATCGCTGAGTTCGACGCCTTGTTCATTCGCGAGACGACCGCGCCGAACCATCACACCTACCGATTCGCCCGCCGCGCCGCCGGCGAAGGCCTGGTTGTGATCGACGATCCCGAGTCGATCGTCCGATGCTCGAACAAGGTCTACCTTGCTGAACTCCTCAGCCACCACAACATCCCCGCCCCGAAAACGTTGGTCGCCCACGAAGAGAACGTGGACGAGGTGCTCGACCGGATCGGCCTGCCCTGTGTCTTGAAGCAGCCGGACAGCTCGTTTTCTCGGGGGGTCATCAAGGTCGAAACGCCCGAGGCGTTGCGCGATGAGCTGGCACGGTTCTGGAAGGAGTCGGATCTGGTCGTTGCGCAGGAGTATCTCCCGACAACGTTCGACTGGCGGATCGGCATTCTTGATGGTCAACCTTTGTTCGCGTGCAAGTATTATATGGCACGAAAGCATTGGCAGATTATCAAACGAGATGCCTCGGGTAAGAGTTCCTACGGCAAGTTTGAAACCTTGCCGGTCGAGCTGGCCCCGCGCAAGGCCGTTCGCCTGGCAACCCGAGCCGCCGAGCTGATTGGCGATGGCCTTTACGGGGTCGACGTGAAGCAGTCGGGCGATCAGTTCACGGTGATCGAGGTCAACGACAATCCGAACATCGAGGCGGGCGTCGAGGATGCGATCCTTCGCGACGAGCTGTATCGACGCCTGGCCGACGTCTTCCTCCGTCGGATCGAACGTCGCAAGGCCGGCTACGGTGGGGGGAATTCCCGACCATGA